A single Desulfovibrio gilichinskyi DNA region contains:
- a CDS encoding damage-control phosphatase ARMT1 family protein: MKTQLDCLPCFLNMALNGIRKACPGQEDVHEAVIREWAKGFAEADFNESPPSIAGRLFRMTSKHIGNVDIFKAQKDASNKRVLELLPNITATVHGSTDPLLAAMGVSIIGNYMDCALIEQFDWEAELGHLEKGLDKSLFASFIDKVKVQKSLLILGDNAGEIGLDTILTGLLQADGVKVTYAVRGTNILNDATFEDAKIVGMSDICEVITSGVDTPGTVLDRCSPEFKERLKKSPVVLSKGQGNFESLWGVMDDVYYAFKVKCPVVANITGHPMKTSLFCIEN; encoded by the coding sequence ATGAAAACTCAGCTTGACTGTTTACCGTGTTTTCTGAATATGGCTTTAAATGGAATCAGAAAGGCTTGCCCGGGGCAGGAAGATGTTCATGAAGCCGTTATACGTGAATGGGCGAAAGGGTTTGCCGAGGCAGATTTTAATGAATCACCTCCATCAATTGCCGGAAGATTATTTAGGATGACTTCAAAACATATCGGTAATGTGGATATTTTTAAAGCTCAGAAAGACGCATCAAATAAACGGGTGCTGGAATTACTTCCCAATATTACCGCGACTGTACATGGAAGCACAGATCCGCTGCTTGCCGCAATGGGAGTCTCAATTATCGGGAATTATATGGATTGCGCCTTGATAGAACAATTCGACTGGGAAGCTGAATTAGGACATCTTGAAAAAGGCTTAGACAAATCATTATTTGCATCTTTTATAGATAAGGTCAAAGTTCAAAAATCTCTTTTGATTCTTGGTGATAATGCCGGAGAAATAGGTTTAGATACAATTCTTACCGGATTATTGCAGGCAGATGGGGTCAAAGTGACTTACGCTGTCAGAGGAACTAATATTCTCAATGATGCTACCTTTGAAGATGCAAAGATTGTAGGTATGTCTGATATATGCGAAGTTATTACTTCCGGCGTGGATACACCGGGTACAGTGCTTGATAGATGCAGCCCGGAATTTAAAGAAAGGTTAAAAAAATCGCCTGTTGTTTTAAGCAAAGGGCAGGGCAATTTTGAATCTCTTTGGGGCGTAATGGATGATGTTTACTACGCTTTTAAAGTAAAATGCCCTGTTGTAGCTAATATTACCGGGCACCCCATGAAAACATCCCTATTTTGCATAGAAAATTAA
- a CDS encoding DUF5320 family protein has protein sequence MPAINRNQNGSNSSGQGRGPCKAGNRQGQSGGKGLGQGQGMGQGRGMGRGLRDGSCRNTTQNNQDAGQQPDTNLEKRIAELEAENEKLKAAQEK, from the coding sequence ATGCCCGCAATAAACAGAAATCAAAATGGCTCCAATTCAAGTGGACAGGGTCGTGGACCATGTAAAGCCGGAAATAGACAAGGTCAATCCGGCGGCAAAGGTTTAGGCCAAGGTCAAGGAATGGGTCAAGGTCGCGGAATGGGACGGGGACTCCGAGACGGGTCATGCCGTAACACAACCCAGAATAATCAAGATGCAGGACAGCAACCTGATACAAATCTGGAAAAACGCATTGCCGAACTTGAAGCCGAAAATGAAAAGCTGAAAGCAGCACAAGAAAAGTAG
- a CDS encoding P-loop NTPase, whose translation MRIAIASGKGGTGKTTVAVNFAAYLDSIGTKVSFTDCDVEEPNAHFFLKPELGPEKEEFIPVPVVDEDKCIGESCRKCIQLCRFKSLIWMVDSVMVFAELCHGCGLCDLACPADAIGEGRRTIGTTSFGKSGNIDFTSGLLRIGEAMSPPLIKAVKKISPKAEINIYDCPPGTSCPVVTSIEDADFVVLVTEPTPFGLHDLDLAVQLLDTLKQPYGVIINRSGMGDDRVEKYLAEKEIPLLGTLPHSREAAAIYSGGGLLYEAIPGFKDEFAKIWSSIQILSNGAR comes from the coding sequence ATGCGGATAGCTATTGCAAGCGGAAAAGGCGGCACAGGAAAAACCACTGTTGCTGTTAACTTTGCCGCCTATCTGGATTCGATCGGAACTAAAGTAAGTTTTACTGATTGCGACGTAGAAGAGCCGAATGCTCATTTTTTTCTAAAACCGGAATTAGGTCCGGAGAAAGAAGAATTCATTCCCGTTCCGGTTGTTGATGAAGACAAGTGTATCGGTGAATCATGTAGAAAATGTATTCAGCTTTGCCGTTTCAAATCTCTGATTTGGATGGTGGACTCAGTTATGGTCTTCGCTGAACTGTGCCATGGTTGCGGACTATGCGATTTAGCCTGCCCGGCGGATGCAATAGGAGAAGGACGAAGAACGATCGGAACGACCTCCTTCGGAAAATCAGGAAACATTGATTTTACAAGCGGGCTGCTCCGTATAGGGGAAGCAATGTCCCCACCGCTTATTAAAGCTGTTAAAAAAATATCGCCAAAAGCTGAAATAAATATTTATGACTGCCCTCCCGGAACATCATGCCCTGTTGTTACGTCGATTGAAGACGCAGATTTTGTAGTACTTGTCACCGAACCAACACCTTTCGGACTTCATGATCTTGATCTGGCGGTACAGCTTCTGGACACTCTGAAACAACCATACGGTGTTATTATCAATCGCTCCGGCATGGGCGATGACAGAGTTGAGAAGTATTTGGCTGAAAAAGAAATACCGCTACTTGGAACATTACCGCACAGTCGTGAAGCAGCAGCGATATATTCAGGCGGAGGGCTTCTTTATGAAGCCATACCGGGATTCAAAGATGAATTCGCTAAGATTTGGTCATCTATTCAAATTCTTTCAAACGGGGCCAGATAA